A window from Polyangium spumosum encodes these proteins:
- a CDS encoding radical SAM protein, with protein MVDELLTKTVERFGVSFCVVGSMAAALSGLPVTPRDIDLYLPNTIDVRDFSNDVLEPLGYSELSDEVWRREGQSLALSSPVLAKQRNPIFGHFEAELGWHFSDVHWRTVELPSGHRTQVPGPCLSMLLKLKSIGDKIWLVANLDSAPDLQSFWREMLTRDIGLLELELMHAREAYQVEPVVALLRERERPAEVALALRRAGRFAREVLCESDARTVLDDWLRLLHFFTVLWDLPQNNEDMPNGYAERLELVRARGDVQLLVDRQSGVVIERTDGPRGDVPAAPTFLHVQLNASCNMKCAHCPYPMTGESLDLDVLQARLSEAAQVGIVQVNFGEGAEALLYDRLSSALRMTRAHGMIPNLSTNLSLEPSDELWSTILECCGAVAVSIDEYHFKSLARDGIPSAIARRIKRLVTGGVSVTINTVYETGKLEDIAHIVDQVADLGAATLCLIRRMHDDGPMYRPTPIGDLRVLHGMISRAVKRQLVVTFHATDPIAWILPLGDRRGPLAEPYWAEARDTIFLDPLGGLRPSALSQAEERILGSIPQAWCSPVFYEFRARTRTSINRFLSGGPP; from the coding sequence GTGGTCGACGAGCTCCTCACGAAGACCGTTGAGCGTTTCGGTGTTTCGTTTTGCGTCGTTGGAAGTATGGCTGCCGCGCTGTCGGGGCTTCCCGTGACGCCGCGTGACATCGACCTTTACCTCCCGAATACCATTGATGTTCGCGATTTTTCGAACGATGTTCTCGAACCACTCGGCTATAGCGAGCTGTCCGACGAGGTGTGGCGTCGCGAGGGCCAGTCACTCGCGTTGAGCTCCCCCGTTCTCGCGAAGCAGCGCAATCCTATCTTCGGTCATTTCGAGGCAGAGCTGGGCTGGCACTTCTCTGACGTGCACTGGCGGACTGTGGAGCTTCCTTCCGGGCATAGGACGCAGGTGCCGGGCCCCTGCCTGTCCATGTTGCTCAAACTCAAGTCGATCGGAGATAAGATCTGGCTCGTCGCGAACCTCGACTCTGCACCCGATTTGCAGTCCTTCTGGCGTGAGATGCTGACCCGGGACATTGGGCTCCTCGAGCTGGAACTCATGCATGCCCGCGAGGCCTACCAGGTGGAGCCCGTTGTTGCTTTGCTGCGCGAAAGGGAGCGTCCGGCAGAGGTGGCGCTCGCGCTCCGACGAGCGGGGAGGTTCGCTCGCGAGGTGCTTTGCGAAAGCGATGCACGCACGGTCCTCGATGACTGGCTGCGGTTGCTGCACTTCTTCACGGTTTTATGGGATCTGCCGCAGAATAACGAGGACATGCCCAACGGTTATGCGGAGCGCCTGGAGCTCGTGCGAGCGCGGGGCGACGTGCAGCTCCTCGTAGATCGCCAGAGCGGCGTGGTCATCGAACGAACGGATGGCCCGCGGGGGGACGTCCCCGCGGCGCCGACTTTTCTCCATGTGCAGCTCAACGCGAGCTGCAACATGAAATGTGCCCATTGTCCTTATCCGATGACCGGGGAGTCGCTCGATCTCGACGTGTTACAAGCGAGGCTCTCCGAGGCAGCGCAGGTCGGCATCGTCCAGGTGAACTTCGGCGAGGGGGCCGAAGCGCTGCTCTACGACAGGCTTTCGTCGGCGTTACGGATGACGCGTGCTCACGGAATGATCCCCAACCTGTCGACGAACCTGTCCCTCGAGCCATCCGATGAGCTGTGGAGCACTATCCTGGAGTGCTGTGGCGCGGTCGCCGTTTCAATCGATGAGTACCACTTCAAGTCACTCGCTCGAGACGGCATACCTTCGGCCATTGCCCGACGCATCAAACGCCTGGTCACGGGCGGAGTATCGGTCACCATCAATACGGTTTACGAGACCGGGAAGCTTGAGGACATCGCGCACATCGTGGATCAGGTGGCCGATCTCGGCGCCGCCACATTGTGCTTGATTCGCAGGATGCATGATGACGGACCGATGTATCGTCCCACCCCCATCGGCGATCTCCGCGTGCTTCATGGAATGATCTCGCGTGCGGTGAAGCGGCAGCTGGTCGTGACCTTCCATGCCACCGACCCAATCGCATGGATTCTCCCGCTCGGAGACCGCCGTGGCCCTCTTGCGGAGCCGTACTGGGCGGAGGCTCGCGATACCATTTTCCTCGATCCCCTCGGTGGTCTTCGCCCATCGGCATTGTCGCAAGCCGAAGAGCGAATCTTGGGCTCGATTCCCCAGGCTTGGTGCAGCCCTGTTTTTTACGAATTCAGGGCTCGCACCCGTACGTCGATCAACCGTTTCTTGAGTGGAGGTCCCCCATGA